One part of the Gossypium raimondii isolate GPD5lz chromosome 1, ASM2569854v1, whole genome shotgun sequence genome encodes these proteins:
- the LOC105786172 gene encoding amino acid permease 3, producing MGEKGAVKNRLHNNLVFDHPIGFDDDGRLKRTGTVWTASAHIITAVIGSGVLSLAWATAQLGWIAGPAVIFLFSFVTYYTSTLLAACYRCDDPVNGKRNYTYMEAVRANLGGFEVKICGWVQYLNLFGVAIGYTIASSISMMAIKRSNCFHASRGKNPCHMNSNPYMIGFGIAEIIFSQIPDFDQLWWLSIVAAVMSFTYSTIGLGLGIAKVAENGKIRGSLTGISVGTVTQTQKIWRSFQALGDMAFAYSYSLILIEIQDTLKAPPSESKTMSKATLLSVGVTTLFYMLCGCMGYAAFGDLSPGNLLTGFGFYNPFWLLDIANAAIVIHLVGAYQVYCQPLFAFIEKSAAKRFPDSEFITKDIKIPIPGFRPYNLNLFRLVWRTIFVMLTTLISMLLPFFNDIVGLLGAIGFWPLTVYFPVEMYISQNKIAKWSTRWLCLQILSIACLSITIAAAAGSIAGVILDLKSYKPFSTAY from the exons ATGGGAGAGAAGGGTGCTGTCAAAAATCGCCTTCACAACAACCTGGTTTTTGACCACCCCATTGGCTTTGATGACGATGGCAGACTCAAGCGAACTG GAACTGTATGGACGGCAAGTGCTCATATTATTACGGCTGTGATTGGTTCTGGCGTCCTGTCCCTGGCTTGGGCCACTGCTCAGCTTGGATGGATAGCTGGTCCAGCAGTTATATTTTTGTTCTCTTTTGTAACTTACTACACCTCTACTCTTCTTGCTGCTTGTTACCGCTGTGATGACCCTGTTAATGGCAAGAGAAACTATACGTACATGGAAGCTGTCAGAGCAAATCTTG gTGGGTTTGAAGTGAAGATATGTGGGTGGGTTCAATACTTGAACCTTTTTGGAGTTGCCATTGGATACACTATTGCATCATCAATTAGCATGAT GGCTATAAAAAGGTCTAATTGCTTCCATGCAAGCCGTGGCAAAAATCCATGTCATATGAATAGCAACCCTTATATGATTGGTTTTGGCATTGCTGAAatcattttctctcaaattcctgACTTTGATCAATTATGGTGGCTTTCCATTGTTGCTGCTGTCATGTCCTTCACTTACTCAACAATTGGACTTGGACTTGGAATTGCTAAAGTAGCAG AGAATGGAAAAATTAGGGGAAGCCTGACTGGTATAAGTGTTGGAACTGTTActcaaacacaaaaaatatgGAGGAGCTTCCAGGCACTTGGAGACATGGCTTTTGCCTATTCTTATTCCCTCATACTCATTGAAATTCAG GACACACTTAAGGCTCCCCCATCCGAATCAAAGACGATGAGCAAGGCAACTTTGTTAAGTGTTGGAGTGACAACACTTTTCTACATGTTGTGTGGTTGCATGGGCTATGCTGCTTTCGGGGACTTGTCCCCCGGGAACCTTCTAACCGGTTTTGGATTCTATAACCCATTCTGGCTCCTTGACATTGCTAATGCTGCCATTGTAATTCACCTTGTTGGTGCATACCAAGTTTACTGCCAACCCCTTTTTGCCTTCATTGAGAAATCAGCAGCTAAAAGGTTTCCAGATAGTGAATTCATAACCAAAGACATCAAGATCCCCATTCCCGGCTTTCGCCCTTACAATCTCAACCTCTTTCGTCTGGTTTGGAGGACAATTTTTGTGATGCTAACAACTTTGATCTCCATGCTTCTTCCCTTCTTTAATGATATTGTTGGACTACTTGGGGCTATTGGATTCTGGCCACTCACAGTTTACTTCCCAGTAGAGATGTACATTTCTCAAAACAAGATAGCAAAATGGAGCACAAGATGGCTTTGCCTCCAGATTCTCAGCATTGCTTGCCTTAGTATCACAATAGCAGCTGCTGCTGGTTCTATTGCAGGGGTTATTCTTGATCTCAAGTCATATAAGCCCTTCTCCACCGCCTACTAG